Proteins encoded in a region of the Zea mays cultivar B73 chromosome 2, Zm-B73-REFERENCE-NAM-5.0, whole genome shotgun sequence genome:
- the LOC542319 gene encoding acetyl-coenzyme A carboxylase isoform X2 → MSQLGLAAAASKALPLLPNRQRSSAGTTFSSSSLSRPLNRRKSRTRSLRDGGDGVSDAKKHSQSVRQGLAGIIDLPSEAPSEVDISHGSEDPRGPTDSYQMNGIINETHNGRHASVSKVVEFCAALGGKTPIHSILVANNGMAAAKFMRSVRTWANDTFGSEKAIQLIAMATPEDMRINAEHIRIADQFVEVPGGTNNNNYANVQLIVEMAQKLGVSAVWPGWGHASENPELPDVLTAKGIVFLGPPASSMNALGDKVGSALIAQAAGVPTLAWSGSHVEVPLECCLDAIPEEMYRKACVTTTEEAVASCQVVGYPAMIKASWGGGGKGIRKVHNDDEVRALFKQVQGEVPGSPIFVMRLASQSRHLEVQLLCDQYGNVAALHSRDCSVQRRHQKIIEEGPVTVAPRETVKALEQAARRLAKAVGYVGAATVEYLYSMETGDYYFLELNPRLQVEHPVTEWIAEVNLPAAQVAVGMGIPLWQIPEIRRFYGMDYGGGYDIWRKTAALATPFNFDEVDSQWPKGHCVAVRITSEDPDDGFKPTGGKVKEISFKSKPNVWAYFSVKSGGGIHEFADSQFGHVFAYGLSRSAAITNMTLALKEIQIRGEIHSNVDYTVDLLNASDFRENKIHTGWLDTRIAMRVQAERPPWYISVVGGALYKTVTTNAATVSEYVSYLTKGQIPPKHISLVNSTVNLNIEGSKYTIETVRTGHGSYRLRMNDSTVEANVQSLCDGGLLMQLDGNSHVIYAEEEAGGTRLQIDGKTCLLQNDHDPSKLLAETPCKLLRFLVADGAHVDADVPYAEVEVMKMCMPLLSPASGVIHCMMSEGQALQAGDLIARLDLDDPSAVKRAEPFDGIFPQMELPVAVSSQVHKRYAASLNAARMVLAGYEHNINEVVQDLVCCLDNPELPFLQWDELMSVLATRLPRNLKSELEDKYKEYKLNFYHGKNEDFPSKLLRDIIEENLSYGSEKEKATNERLVEPLMNLLKSYEGGRESHAHFVVKSLFEEYLTVEELFSDGIQSDVIETLRHQHSKDLQKVVDIVLSHQGVRNKAKLVTALMEKLVYPNPGGYRDLLVRFSSLNHKRYYKLALKASELLEQTKLSELRASVARSLSDLGMHKGEMSIKDNMEDLVSAPLPVEDALISLFDYSDRTVQQKVIETYISRLYQPHLVKDSIQMKFKESGAITFWEFYEGHVDTRNGHGAIIGGKRWGAMVVLKSLESASTAIVAALKDSAQFNSSEGNMMHIALLSAENESNISGISDDQAQHKMEKLSKILKDTSVASDLQAAGLKVISCIVQRDEARMPMRHTFLWLDDKSCYEEEQILRHVEPPLSTLLELDKLKVKGYNEMKYTPSRDRQWHIYTLRNTENPKMLHRVFFRTIVRQPNAGNKFTSAQISDAEVGCPEESLSFTSNSILRSLMTAIEELELHAIRTGHSHMYLCILKEQKLLDLIPFSGSTIVDVGQDEATACSLLKSMALKIHELVGARMHHLSVCQWEVKLKLDCDGPASGTWRVVTTNVTGHTCTIDIYREVEEIESQKLVYHSATSSAGPLHGVALNNPYQPLSVIDLKRCSARNNRTTYCYDFPLAFETALQKSWQSNGSTVSEGNENSKSYVKATELVFAEKHGSWGTPIIPMERPAGLNDIGMVAWIMEMSTPEFPNGRQIIVVANDITFRAGSFGPREDAFFETVTNLACERKLPLIYLAANSGARIGIADEVKSCFRVGWSDEGSPERGFQYIYLTEEDYARISSSVIAHKLELDSGEIRWIIDSVVGKEDGLGVENIHGSAAIASAYSRAYEETFTLTFVTGRTVGIGAYLARLGIRCIQRLDQPIILTGFSALNKLLGREVYSSHMQLGGPKIMATNGVVHLTVPDDLEGVSNILRWLSYVPANIGGPLPITKPLDPPDRPVAYIPENTCDPRAAICGVDDSQGKWLGGMFDKDSFVETFEGWAKTVVTGRAKLGGIPVGVIAVETQTMMQIIPADPGQLDSHERSVPRAGQVWFPDSATKTAQALLDFNREGLPLFILANWRGFSGGQRDLFEGILQAGSTIVENLRTYNQPAFVYIPMAGELRGGAWVVVDSKINPDRIECYAERTAKGNVLEPQGLIEIKFRSEELQDCMGRLDPELINLKAKLQDVNHGNGSLPDIEGIRKSIEARTKQLLPLYTQIAIRFAELHDTSLRMAAKGVIKKVVDWEESRSFFYKRLRRRIAEDVLAKEIRQIVGDKFTHQLAMELIKEWYLASQATTGSTGWDDDDAFVAWKDSPENYKGHIQKLRAQKVSHSLSDLADSSSDLQAFSQGLSTLLDKMDPSQRAKFVQEVKKVLD, encoded by the exons ATGTCACAGCTTGGATTAGCCGCAGCTGCCTCAAAGGCCTTGCCACTACTCCCTAATCGCCAGAGAAGTTCAGCTGGGACTACATTCTCATCATCTTCATTATCGAGGCCCTTAAACAGAAGGAAAAGCCGTACTCGTTCACTCCGTGATGGCGGAGATGGGGTATCAGATGCCAAAAAGCACAGCCAGTCTGTTCGTCAAG GTCTTGCTGGCATTATCGACCTCCCAAGTGAGGCACCTTCCGAAGTGGATATTTCACA tggatctgAGGATCCTAGGGGGCCAACAGATTCTTATCAAATGAATGGGATTATCAATGAAACACATAATGGAAGACATGCCTCAGTGTCCAAGGTTGTTGAATTTTGTGCGGCACTAGGTGGCAAAACACCAATTCACAGTATATTAGTGGCCAACAATGGAATGGCAGCAGCAAAATTTATGAGGAGTGTCCGGACATGGGCTAATGATACTTTTGGATCTGAGAAGGCAATTCAACTCATAGCTATGGCAACTCCGGAAGACATGAGGATAAATGCAGAACACATTAGAATTGCTGACCAATTCGTAGAGGTGCCTGGTGGAACAAACAATAATAACTACGCCAATGTTCAACTCATAGTGGAG ATGGCACAAAAACTAGGTGTTTCTGCTGTTTGGCCTGGTTGGGGTCATGCTTCTGAGAATCCTGAACTGCCAGATGTATTGACCGCAAAAGGGATCGTTTTTCTTGGCCCACCTGCATCATCAATGAATGCTTTGGGAGATAAGGTCGGCTCAGCTCTCATTGCTCAAGCAGCCGGGGTCCCAACTCTTGCTTGGAGTGGATCACAT GTTGAAGTTCCATTAGAGTGCTGCTTAGACGCGATACCTGAGGAGATGTATAGAAAAGCTTGCGTTACTACCACAGAGGAAGCAGTTGCAAGTTGTCAAGTGGTTGGTTATCCTGCCATGATTAAGGCATCCTGGGGAGGTGGTGGTAAAGGAATAAGAAAG GTTCATAATGATGATGAGGTTAGAGCGCTGTTTAAGCAAGTACAAGGTGAAGTCCCTGGCTCCCCAATATTTGTCATGAGGCTTGCATCCCAG AGTCGGCATCTTGAAGTTCAGTTGCTTTGTGATCAATATGGTAATGTAGCAGCACTTCACAGTCGTGATTGCAGTGTGCAACGGCGACACCAGAAG ATTATTGAAGAAGGTCCAGTTACTGTTGCTCCTCGTGAGACAGTTAAAGCACTTGAGCAGGCAGCAAGGAGGCTTGCTAAGGCTGTGGGTTATGTTGGTGCTGCTACTGTTGAGTATCTTTACAGCATGGAAACTGGAGACTACTATTTTCTGGAACTTAATCCCCGACTACAG GTTGAGCATCCAGTCACCGAGTGGATAGCTGAAGTAAATCTGCCTGCAGCTCAAGTTGCTGTTGGAATGGGCATACCTCTTTGGCAGATTCCAG AAATCAGACGTTTCTATGGAATGGACTATGGAGGAGGGTATGACATTTGGAGGAAAACAGCAGCTCTTGCTACACCATTTAATTTTGATGAAGTAGATTCTCAATGGCCAAAGGGCCATTGTGTAGCAGTTAGAATTACTAGTGAGGACCCAGATGATGGTTTCAAACCTACTGGTGGGAAAGTGAAG GAGATAAGTTTTAAAAGCAAGCCTAATGTTTGGGCCTACTTCTCAGTAAAG TCTGGTGGAGGCATTCATGAATTTGCTGATTCTCAGTTCG GACATGTTTTTGCATATGGGCTCTCTAGATCAGCAGCAATAACAAACATGACTCTTGCATTAAAAGAGATTCAAATTCGTGGAGAAATTCATTCAAATGTTGATTACACAGTTGACCTCTTAAAT GCTTCAGACTTTAGAGAAAACAAGATTCATACTGGTTGGCTCGACACCAGAATAGCTATGCGTGTTCAAGCTGAGAGGCCCCCATGGTATATTTCAGTGGTTGGGGGTGCTTTATAT AAAACAGTAACCACCAATGCAGCCACTGTTTCTGAATATGTTAGTTATCTCACCAAGGGCCAGATTCCACCAAAG CATATATCCCTTGTCAATTCTACAGTTAATTTGAATATAGAAGGGAGCAAATACACA ATTGAAACTGTAAGGACTGGACATGGTAGCTACAGGTTGAGAATGAATGATTCAACAGTTGAAGCGAATGTACAATCTTTATGTGATGGTGGCCTCTTAATGCAG TTGGATGGAAACAGCCATGTAATTTATGCAGAAGAAGAAGCTGGTGGTACACGGCTTCAGATTGATGGAAAGACATGTTTATTGCAG AATGACCATGATCCATCAAAGTTATTAGCTGAGACACCCTGCAAACTTCTTCGTTTCTTGGTTGCTGATGGTGCTCATGTTGATGCGGATGTACCATACGCGGAAGTTGAGGTTATGAAGATGTGCATGCCTCTCTTGTCACCTGCTTCTGGTGTCATTCATTGTATGATGTCTGAGGGCCAGGCATTGCAG GCTGGTGATCTTATAGCAAGGTTGGATCTTGATGACCCTTCTGCTGTGAAAAGAGCTGAGCCATTTGATGGAATATTTCCACAAATGGAGCTCCCTGTTGCTGTCTCTAGTCAAGTACACAAAAGATATGCTGCAAGTTTGAATGCTGCTCGAATGGTCCTTGCAGGATATGAGCACAATATTAATGAA GTCGTTCAAGATTTGGTATGCTGCCTGGACAACCCTGAGCTTCCTTTCCTACAGTGGGATGAACTTATGTCTGTTCTAGCAACGAGGCTTCCAAGAAATCTCAAGAGTGAG TTAGAGGATAAATACAAGGAATACAAGTTGAATTTTTACCATGGAAAAAACGAGGACTTTCCATCCAAGTTGCTAAGAGACATCATTGAG GAAAATCTTTCTTATGGTTCAGAGAAGGAAAAGGCTACAAATGAGAGGCTTGTTGAGCCTCTTATGAACCTACTGAAGTCATATGAGGGTGGGAGAGAGAGCCATGCACATTTTGTTGTCAAGTCTCTTTTCGAGGAGTATCTTACAGTGGAAGAACTTTTTAGTGATGGCATTCAG TCTGACGTGATTGAAACATTGCGGCATCAGCACAGTAAAGACCTGCAGAAGGTTGTAGACATTGTGTTGTCTCACCAG GGTGTGAGGAACAAAGCTAAGCTTGTAACGGCACTTATGGAAAAGCTGGTTTATCCAAATCCTGGTGGTTACAGGGATCTGTTAGTTCGCTTTTCTTCCCTCAATCATAAAAGATATTATAAG TTGGCCCTTAAAGCAAGTGAACTTCTTGAACAAACCAAACTAAGTGAACTCCGTGCAAGCGTTGCAAGAAGCCTTTCGGATCTGGGGATGCATAAGGGAGAAATGAGTATTAAGGATAACATGGAAGATTTAGTCTCTGCCCCATTACCTGTTGAAGATGCTCTGATTTCTTTGTTTGATTACAGTGATCGAACTGTTCAGCAGAAAGTGATTGAGACATACATATCACGATTGTACCAG CCTCATCTTGTAAAGGATAGCATCCAAATGAAATTCAAGGAATCTGGTGCTATTACTTTTTGGGAATTTTATGAAGGGCATGTTGATACTAGAAATGGACATGGGGCTATTATTGGTGGGAAGCGATGGGGTGCCATGGTCGTTCTCAAATCACTTGAATCTGCGTCAACAGCCATTGTGGCTGCATTAAAGGATTCGGCACAGTTCAACAGCTCTGAGGGCAACATGATGCACATTGCATTATTGAGTGCTGAAAATGAAAGTAATATAAGTGGAATAAG TGATGATCAAGCTCAACATAAGATGGAAAAGCTTAGCAAGATACTGAAGGATACTAGCGTTGCAAGTGATCTCCAAGCTGCTGGTTTGAAGGTTATAAGTTGCATTGTTCAAAGAGATGAAGCTCGCATGCCAATGCGCCACACATTCCTCTGGTTGGATGACAAGAGTTGTTATGAAGAAGAGCAGATTCTCCGGCATGTGGAGCCTCCCCTCTCTACACTTCTTGAATTG GATAAGTTGAAGGTGAAAGGATACAATGAAATGAAGTATACTCCTTCGCGTGACCGCCAATGGCATATCTACACACTAAGAAATACTGAAAACCCCAAAATGTTGCATAGGGTGTTTTTCCGAACTATTGTCAGGCAACCCAATGCAGGCAACAAGTTTACATCGGCTCAGATCAGCGACGCTGAAGTAGGATGTCCCGAAGAATCTCTTTCATTTACATCAAATAGCATCTTAAGATCATTGATGACTGCTATTGAAGAATTAGAGCTTCATGCAATTAGGACAGGTCATTCTCACATGTATTTGTGCATACTGAAAGAGCAAAAGCTTCTTGACCTCATTCCATTTTCAGG GAGTACAATTGTTGATGTTGGCCAAGATGAAGCTACCGCTTGTTCACTTTTAAAATCAATGGCTTTGAAGATACATGAGCTTGTTGGTGCAAGGATGCATCATCTGTCTGTATGCCAGTGGGAGGTGAAACTCAAGTTGGACTGTGATGGCCCTGCAAGTGGTACCTGGAGAGTTGTAACTACAAATGTTACTGGTCACACCTGCACCATTGAT ATATACCGAGAAGTGGAGGAAATAGAATCGCAGAAGTTAGTGTACCATTCAGCCACTTCGTCAGCTGGACCATTGCATGGTGTTGCACTGAATAATCCATATCAACCTTTGAGTGTGATTGATCTAAAGCGCTGCTCTGCTAGGAACAACAGAACAACATATTGCTATGATTTTCCGCTG GCCTTTGAAACTGCACTGCAGAAGTCATGGCAGTCCAATGGCTCTACTGTTTCTGAAGGCAATGAAAATAGTAAATCCTACGTGAAGGCAACTGAGCTAGTGTTTGCTGAAAAACATGGGTCCTGGGGCACTCCTATAATTCCGATGGAACGCCCTGCTGGGCTCAACGACATTGGTATGGTCGCTTGGATCATGGAGATGTCAACACCTGAATTTCCCAATGGCAGGCAGATTATTGTTGTAGCAAATGATATCACTTTCAGAGCTGGATCATTTGGCCCAAGGGAAGATGCATTTTTTGAAACTGTCACTAACCTGGCTTGCGAAAGGAAACTTCCTCTTATATACTTGGCAGCAAACTCTGGTGCTAGGATTGGCATAGCTGATGAAGTAAAATCTTGCTTCCGTGTTGGATGGTCTGACGAAGGCAGTCCTGAACGAGGGTTTCAGTACATCTATCTGACTGAAGAAGACTATGCTCGCATTAGCTCTTCTGTTATAGCACATAAGCTGGAGCTAGATAGTGGTGAAATTAGGTGGATTATTGACTCTGTTGTGGGCAAGGAGGATGGGCTTGGTGTCGAGAACATACATGGAAGTGCTGCTATTGCCAGTGCTTATTCTAGGGCATATGAGGAGACATTTACACTTACATTTGTGACTGGGCGGACTGTAGGAATAGGAGCTTATCTTGCTCGACTTGGTATACGGTGCATACAGCGTCTTGACCAGCCTATTATTTTAACAGGGTTTTCTGCCCTGAACAAGCTCCTTGGGCGGGAAGTGTACAGCTCCCACATGCAGCTTGGTGGTCCTAAGATCATGGCGACCAATGGTGTTGTCCACCTCACTGTTCCAGATGACCTTGAAGGTGTTTCCAATATATTGAGGTGGCTCAGCTATGTTCCTGCAAACATTGGTGGACCTCTTCCTATTACCAAACCTCTGGACCCTCCAGACAGACCTGTTGCTTACATCCCTGAGAACACATGCGATCCACGTGCAGCTATCTGTGGTGTAGATGACAGCCAAGGGAAATGGTTGGGTGGTATGTTTGACAAAGACAGCTTTGTGGAGACATTTGAAGGATGGGCAAAAACAGTGGTTACTGGCAGAGCAAAGCTTGGAGGAATTCCTGTGGGCGTCATAGCTGTGGAGACACAGACCATGATGCAGATCATCCCTGCTGATCCAGGTCAGCTTGATTCCCATGAGCGATCTGTCCCTCGTGCTGGACAAGTGTGGTTCCCAGATTCTGCAACCAAGACCGCTCAGGCATTATTAGACTTCAACCGTGAAGGATTGCCTCTGTTCATCCTGGCTAATTGGAGAGGCTTCTCTGGTGGACAAAGAGATCTCTTTGAAGGAATTCTTCAGGCTGGGTCAACAATTGTCGAGAACCTTAGGACATATAATCAGCCTGCTTTTGTGTACATTCCTATGGCTGGAGAGCTTCGTGGAGGAGCTTGGGTTGTGGTCGATAGCAAAATAAATCCAGACCGCATTGAGTGTTATGCTGAAAGGACTGCCAAAGGTAATGTTCTCGAACCTCAAGGGTTAATTGAAATCAAGTTCAGGTCAGAGGAACTCCAAGACTGTATGGGTAGGCTTGACCCAGAGTTGATAAATCTGAAAGCAAAACTCCAAGATGTAAATCATGGAAATGGAAGTCTACCAGACATAGAAGGGATTCGGAAGAGTATAGAAGCACGTACGAAACAGTTGCTGCCTTTATATACCCAGATTGCAATACGGTTTGCTGAATTGCATGATACTTCCCTAAGAATGGCAGCTAAAGGTGTGATTAAGAAAGTTGTAGACTGGGAAGAATCACGCTCGTTCTTCTATAAAAGGCTACGGAGGAGGATCGCAGAAGATGTTCTTGCAAAAGAAATAAGGCAGATAGTCGGTGATAAATTTACGCACCAATTAGCAATGGAGCTCATCAAGGAATGGTACCTTGCTTCTCAGGCCACAACAGGAAGCACTGGATGGGATGACGATGATGCTTTTGTTGCCTGGAAGGACAGTCCTGAAAACTACAAGGGGCATATCCAAAAGCTTAGGGCTCAAAAAGTGTCTCATTCGCTCTCTGATCTTGCTGACTCCAGTTCAGATCTGCAAGCATTCTCGCAGGGTCTTTCTACGCTATTAGATAAG ATGGATCCCTCTCAGAGAGCGAAGTTTGTTCAGGAAGTCAAGAAGGTCCTTGATTGA